Proteins from a single region of Oncorhynchus tshawytscha isolate Ot180627B linkage group LG03, Otsh_v2.0, whole genome shotgun sequence:
- the LOC121846235 gene encoding basic salivary proline-rich protein 1-like, which translates to MLSGKSGTNIHSHPKVAQGSTKDIPGPEGHPKVAQGSTKDIPGPEGHPKAAQGSTKDTPSPEGHPKAAQGSTKDTPSPEGKPKAAQGSTKDTPSPEGHPKVAQGSTKDTPGPEGHPKVAQGSTKDTPSPEGHPKAAQGSTKDTPSPEGHPKVAQGSTKDTPSPEGQPKAAQGSTKDIPGPEGHPKVAQGSTKDIPGPEGHPKAAQGSTKDIPGPEGHPKVAQGSTKDIPGPEGHPKAAQGSTKDTPSPEGKPKAAQGSTKDTPSPEGHPKAAQGSTKDTPSPEGHPKVAQGSTKDTPSPEGKPKAAQGSTKDTPSPEGHPKVAQGSTKDTPSPEGQPKAAQGSTKDTPSPEGHPKAAQGSTKDTPSPEGQPKAAQGSTKDTPSPEGQPKAAQGSTKDIPSPEGQPKVAQGSTALF; encoded by the exons ATGCTTTCAGGGAAGTcgggaaccaatatacaca GCCATCCCAAGGTGGCTCAGGGCTCAACCAAAGACATACCTGGCCCAGAAGGCCATCCCAAGGTGGCTCAGGGCTCAACCAAAGACATACCTGGCCCAGAAGGCCATCCCAAGGCGGCTCAGGGCTCAACCAAAGACACACCTAGCCCAGAAGGCCATCCCAAGGCGGCTCAGGGCTCAACCAAAGACACACCTAGCCCAGAAGGCAAGCCCAAGGCGGCTCAGGGCTCAACCAAAGACACACCTAGCCCAGAAGGCCATCCCAAGGTGGCTCAGGGCTCAACCAAAGACACACCTGGCCCAGAAGGCCATCCCAAGGTGGCTCAGGGCTCAACCAAAGACACACCTAGCCCAGAAGGCCATCCCAAGGCGGCTCAGGGCTCAACCAAAGACACACCTAGCCCAGAAGGCCATCCCAAGGTGGCTCAGGGCTCAACCAAAGACACACCTAGCCCAGAAGGCCAGCCCAAGGCGGCTCAGGGCTCAACCAAAGACATACCTGGCCCAGAAGGCCATCCCAAGGTGGCTCAGGGCTCAACCAAAGACATACCTGGCCCAGAAGGCCATCCCAAGGCGGCTCAGGGCTCAACCAAAGACATACCTGGCCCAGAAGGCCATCCCAAGGTGGCTCAGGGCTCAACCAAAGACATACCTGGCCCAGAAGGCCATCCTAAGGCGGCTCAGGGCTCAACCAAAGACACACCTAGCCCAGAAGGCAAGCCCAAGGCGGCTCAGGGCTCAACCAAAGACACACCTAGCCCAGAAGGCCATCCAAAGGCGGCTCAGGGCTCAACCAAAGACACACCTAGCCCAGAAGGCCATCCCAAGGTGGCTCAGGGCTCAACCAAAGACACACCTAGCCCAGAAGGCAAGCCCAAGGCGGCTCAGGGCTCAACCAAAGACACACCTAGCCCAGAAGGCCATCCCAAGGTGGCTCAGGGCTCAACCAAAGACACACCTAGCCCAGAAGGCCAGCCCAAGGCGGCTCAGGGCTCAACCAAAGACACACCTAGCCCAGAAGGCCATCCCAAGGCGGCTCAGGGCTCAACCAAAGACACACCTAGCCCAGAAGGCCAGCCCAAGGCGGCTCAGGGCTCAACCAAAGACACACCTAGCCCAGAAGGCCAGCCCAAGGCGGCTCAGGGCTCAACCAAagacatacctagcccagaaggCCAGCCCAAGGTGGCTCAGGGCTCAACTGCCTTATTTTAG